The following nucleotide sequence is from Pseudonocardia abyssalis.
CCGGTGTGCGGGCCGTAGGGCCACTCCTCGGCGCTGCGCAGGTCGGGTTGGCCGAGCACCGTGCCGGCCGGGCCGTCGGCGCCGGGGTGCGGGGTCCAGCCGAGCACGCGGTGGTCACCCGCGTCGGCGACGAGCAGCAGGTCGTCGGTCCCGGTGACGTCGTGCGGCCAGCGGAAGCTGTCGGGGCCGACGTCACCTCCCCGGTTCTCCTCGCGGTGCGCCGCGTCGGGCTGACCGAGCACGACGTCGGCCGGGCGGTCGTGGTCGGGGAGCCCGCCGTCCCAGCCGAGCACGCGTCGGTTGCCGGTGTCGGCCACCCAGAACCGGCCCCCGACGACGGCGATCCCGAACGGCCAGTACATCGAGTCCGCCGCGCACCCCCGGCCCCGGTTCGGTTCCACCGCGGCCGGGTCGTCCTGGCCGAGCACCAGGTCGGGGGCGACGTCGGAGGTCACGGGCACGGTGTCCCAGACCAGCACCCGGTGGTTCCAGGCGTCCGCGACGACCAGCCGCCCCTCGTGCACGAGCACCCCGCACGGCACGGCCATGCCGCGCTCGGGTCCGCGCCCGCCCGCGGCGCGGCCCTCGGTCCGCTCGTCCGGCTGCCCGAGCACGACGTCGGCGGGCTGCTCGTCCGACGTCGGGACGCCGTGCCAGACCAGCACCCGGTGGTTGCCGGAGTCGGCGACGACCAGGTGGGAGGCGTCGAGGTGCACGCCCCGCGGGGAGTACAGGTGCGCGGCCGTGGGATGCGCGGCGGGCAGGGCGAGCCCGCCGGGTGCTGGCGCCCCGACCCAGACCCGCGGCGCCCATCCCCCGGTCAGCTCCGAGGTCATGACGACGGCACCGCCCCGCCGCCGGGCGACGTCGCCCGGCCGGGAGGTGTACGTCGAGTACCGGCTCATCCCGTGCGGATCCAGACGACGCCGGCGTCGACGCGCAGCGGCAGCTGCTCGAGCTGGGCGCCGGGCGCCGACAGGCACTCCCCCGACGTGGCGTCGTAGCAGAAGCCGTGCCAGGGACAGGTCAGCGTGCCGTTGCCCGCGTCGAGCAGTGCGTTGTCCAGCGGCAGGCCCTCGTGGGCGCAGGCGTTGACGTAGGCGGTGAGCTGCTGGCCCACGTTGACGACCACCACGTCCGCGCCGCCGACGGTGAGCGGGGTGACCGTGCCGGGGAGCAGCGCCGCGGTGGACGAGGCCCGCACCCAGCCCTCCTTCTCCGGGTCGGGCCCCATGAACAGCGCGTCGACGGAGATCAGCGTCGGCGACGGCTCGTTCGGCAGCACCTCCACGGCGGTGACGGCCGGGACCCCGGCCACCAGTGCCTCCTCCACCAGGTTCCGCAGCGTCACCGAGGACATGGAGCAGCCGTTGCAGGCGCCCTCCAGCCGCACGTAGGCCACGCCGTCGGAGATGCGGGCCAGCGACACGTCCCCGCCGTGCGACCGCAGCTGCGGCCGCACCTCCACCAGCACCCGCTCGGCCAGCGTCACCGGGTCCGGCCGCACGATCCCGTGCAGCGAGAGCAGCAGGTGCACCACCGGGTCGTCGACCAGCTCGAACAGCACACCGCGCGCCGCGTCGTCGGCCTTCATCGCGCGGACCATCGTCGTCAGCCCCGCCCGGTGGACGGCCTCGACGGCGTCCTTCAGCTCCTCCGCCACGGCCC
It contains:
- a CDS encoding NHL repeat-containing protein, with protein sequence MSRYSTYTSRPGDVARRRGGAVVMTSELTGGWAPRVWVGAPAPGGLALPAAHPTAAHLYSPRGVHLDASHLVVADSGNHRVLVWHGVPTSDEQPADVVLGQPDERTEGRAAGGRGPERGMAVPCGVLVHEGRLVVADAWNHRVLVWDTVPVTSDVAPDLVLGQDDPAAVEPNRGRGCAADSMYWPFGIAVVGGRFWVADTGNRRVLGWDGGLPDHDRPADVVLGQPDAAHREENRGGDVGPDSFRWPHDVTGTDDLLLVADAGDHRVLGWTPHPGADGPAGTVLGQPDLRSAEEWPYGPHTGDRFRSPYAVALLDGTLAVADTANNRILLWDGVPADGRAADHVLGQPSFAANGENRWSAVDRDTLCWPYGLSLHGDRLAVADSGNNRVMLWGRS
- a CDS encoding NifU family protein — protein: MTAVVDTGTSFEELAGRVDAAARAVADLDGPARAVAEELKDAVEAVHRAGLTTMVRAMKADDAARGVLFELVDDPVVHLLLSLHGIVRPDPVTLAERVLVEVRPQLRSHGGDVSLARISDGVAYVRLEGACNGCSMSSVTLRNLVEEALVAGVPAVTAVEVLPNEPSPTLISVDALFMGPDPEKEGWVRASSTAALLPGTVTPLTVGGADVVVVNVGQQLTAYVNACAHEGLPLDNALLDAGNGTLTCPWHGFCYDATSGECLSAPGAQLEQLPLRVDAGVVWIRTG